ATACGATAATCCCAATAGTGAAAACAAAATCGTCTTTCTTAATCTAGGTGTCATCTTGGTAGAATGTCTTTTTTAGTATAACCCACAACGGTTTGGAGCTTTGTATTCGAGCGTGTTGGCGAGACGAACGCTTATAGGGATGACGAAACCTCACAACTGCATGTTAGCCCGCCTGACGCCAAAACCCGTGTTGTGCGTATGTGCATTATTTTTTCTTGTTTAATTTCAAATCAATGTTCAAGGAATCAGCAATGTTCGTCATGAAATTTTTAATCAGTTTGCTTTTCTCCCGAGTTTCAATATCCGTTGATAATCCACAAGCAAATCTGTTTACTTCCAGTAATTTGTCAATAGGTAATAATGTGCAACCAATGCAATAAAAATTTTTTGAACGACCATCATCGAAATTTATCAATAAGTCATCCAATATGCCAGTCCGTGTTTTTTGATTTTCAATGAACTGCTTAATTCCATTACTTTTAATATAGTCAAGATTTACAAAGACTTTTCTATGAGTAACAAATGAATCTAATCCTTCTTTTTCTTTATTGAATCTTTTACAAGGATAATCTTTGCAATCGGAACAAACCTCTAATCCATTTTTAATCGTGCAACAAGTCATAAATCCACATGAAGGATGTTTATCATTAAAATTCAATCCTCCACAACCAGGACATGCAGAATCTCCTTTTGTATGGAATCTAGGACACAGTCCACAATCTATTCCACAACAACCAATCGTCTCATATTTTTTCAATTTGTCTTTCATCGCCTTATTGATTCTGATTTTCTTGCATTACGCCACAACGGTTACGTGTGTGAAACGACGGGAACGTTTAAGCATATGGCTTGTGGCGGTTTTAAAAGCGTTTATCTTTCAGCATAACACAAAAGTAGATATGTCTCGAAAACTTTGATTTTATCACTTAACCCGCCATAAGGCTATATGCAATGTTAGCGGTTCGTTGTTTTCTTATTTCAGTTTTTTCATTGTGTTGCTTGCAAGTAACGATTTCATTTGTGTAATAGCGACCTTGTTGAGTTGTAGAAGTCTTTCGCTTATATTTCCTGTTTTGTCGGGATTGCTGTCTCGCCACTCTTTTGCGGTAATTCCGAAAAGGGCAACATTCAGCAAATCGGCTTCGTTGGCATAAACAAAACTTGCTTGCTGTTTGGTAATTTCTTGCGGAATAAGGTTCTCTTTGATTGCATCCGTGTGAATTTGGTAGTTTACTTTGGCAAGGGTGCGTTGCAGGTTCCACTCTAATTTCAGTCGGTCGTTTTCTTCATCTTTAAGTCGCTGGAACTCATTAACCAAGTAGATTTGAAATTCGGGGCTTAACCACATTGCAAAGTGAAATGCAATATCTTTATGTGCATACGTTCCGCCGTATCTTCCTGCTTTTACGAGCATTCCTACGGCTTTCGTCCTGTCAATCCATTGACCAACTGACATTATAAATCTGTTCGTACCTGCTTCTTGTCCAATTACCCCGAATTCGGGGTAATTAAAATCGGGATTATTTACTCTCTCCCAAACGCCGAGATATTCTATCGTGTTTTTGTTGGTTATCCATTTGCCTATCAGTCCGCTACCTTCCCGAAAAGTAATGGTCATATCCGTAAGGCTGATATAATCGGTATTCTGCTGACTGATAACCGTTATTTCGGATTCTTTTACTTGTAATATTCTTCCTTTTGCCATAAAAACTCTCAGAATAAATAAAGCACAAACTTACTAAAAACAAGGCAAATAGCGGTGGTTTGTATTGATTACTTTAGTTCTTTCTTGTGATCCTTTATCTTTTTCATTGCCCAGTCGTAATGACTTGAAGTTGCTGAAACGCAGTAACTACCCAAACTGGTAGTACCAGTCCAATCAAAAAACTTACTTGTAAAAAGTTGCTCGTTGGTAAACGTGTCAATCAAGCGCATTACTTCAACGTGACTTTTTTGTAAAATAGCAATTGCTCTCAAATGATCTAATCCATGAAGTCTGTCAGATTTATTGTTAAAAATCTTTCTCAGTCAGTATTTGTCATTGCAGTTTGTTGTTCTTGGCTTGACCATAACGGACGGCAGTAAGAAAAGTTGCCGATTGCGGGCGATTTCCTGTCAGTTTACACCAGCTTTTTTACGAGGCACAAACGCCCGAAAACCGCTGAAACCCGTATGTATTATACCATGTGTTGGCGGTTAGCCCTTTTGTCCTGTCTGATTTTTTCAATCTCTGGTTGTCAAGGTTGTATTAAACCAAATGTAAAATTGTCGATAAAAAAGCCTGTCTTACTTGAAATTAGTAATCAAAAAGTTGTCTGTCAAGTTATGCAGATCGTTTTTTTCGTTGTATTAAAATGTAAACAATTGGTAAAATACCTATCGTATTAAATACTATAATACAAATAAACCAAATCAGATGATTGTTGCGTGCAGATTTCCACATTGCGATTATTTTCCAAACAATATCCCAAAGAATAAGAACAATGAAAACTGGTAAAAACCAAGTAGGATAATCTTGAAAGCATTGAAATGTTTCCATAGTGTTTCATTTTAAT
This portion of the Petrimonas sulfuriphila genome encodes:
- a CDS encoding DUF3795 domain-containing protein translates to MKDKLKKYETIGCCGIDCGLCPRFHTKGDSACPGCGGLNFNDKHPSCGFMTCCTIKNGLEVCSDCKDYPCKRFNKEKEGLDSFVTHRKVFVNLDYIKSNGIKQFIENQKTRTGILDDLLINFDDGRSKNFYCIGCTLLPIDKLLEVNRFACGLSTDIETREKSKLIKNFMTNIADSLNIDLKLNKKK
- a CDS encoding KilA-N domain-containing protein, which produces MAKGRILQVKESEITVISQQNTDYISLTDMTITFREGSGLIGKWITNKNTIEYLGVWERVNNPDFNYPEFGVIGQEAGTNRFIMSVGQWIDRTKAVGMLVKAGRYGGTYAHKDIAFHFAMWLSPEFQIYLVNEFQRLKDEENDRLKLEWNLQRTLAKVNYQIHTDAIKENLIPQEITKQQASFVYANEADLLNVALFGITAKEWRDSNPDKTGNISERLLQLNKVAITQMKSLLASNTMKKLK
- a CDS encoding ClbS/DfsB family four-helix bundle protein, which translates into the protein MRLIDTFTNEQLFTSKFFDWTGTTSLGSYCVSATSSHYDWAMKKIKDHKKELK